The genomic segment TAATAATTTCATTCACTCActgataaacaagttataactgctaaacaagcgatgacaatcAACTTCTCCTTACTGTATCGTGATCAAAGTACGACCGTTTATCACTTCCCTAATTAAGAAATAACCCTGCGTGCGACCGTAGagtttaattccccaattgccttaagAATTAGAGAAACCCTGTTTTAATCAAATAACACGCTATGAGGATTATTTTAAATTAGCACATATGTttccctgacacaaatccaatcatgccagtcATCACTAATttaaagtaattaaacaattatagATTTAATTGCTCTAATTGATTTTAGGCTATTTGATTTAATTAAATATTGGACACTCTTgatattcaaataaaataataacaataagaaattaaatcagagAACATACGAATAccagtaaataaaagaaataaaaataatcaattcGATTTTATAATTTTAGATAAATCAAATCCTCCGTTTTTCTTGACTATAAAAGAAGTTTAGTTCATCTTcatagaaaaagaagagaatgtTTCTAATTGTCTATTGCGATCGAAAGAAAGAACATGACTACTAGTCTGCCGCCCCTTCCTAACGAAGAAATAAGGAAACGACTAAAGAAGAATGCTACTAACTAGTCTCCTACTACTACTAAACTACTACTATTGAAAGGAAACCAAGTTCCAATTGGCCACAGAGTAGCCACGGCAACTGTTGGCTCCTTCGAGTATTAATCACACGGCCCCCACTGTCCtattcttttcctaatttttagctttttgaaacaaaataaacttCCTCCTCGAAAAAAGGAACCTTCACAGATAATGTCAATCGtttactaaataaataaaaatctaactgacaaagaaagaaattttcttaGTCTTCAACCTTATGCCTGTTTGGAATCCAATTTGTATTAAGAAACCTCTACACGTGAATTCCAAATCATTTGGACTTTGACATCAATTCTTGTAAAATCACCACTTTTGATCATTTTTTGCTCCACCTCGCTATAATTAGtaccaaatatcaaatatgaatagaatctaccaattaaaacaatatttggtaaaataaaagagaaaaataatcataaaatttataacaaaattgcaacctatcaggGGCCCAACAAGAAATAATTATTCTTTGAGGCcaataaaaatggaaaaggaaatgatCACCTCCGAAAAAGTGTGAGGATCATTTGGGATGATATTTGCAAATTAAGACCTCCTATTCCTAGAACTAGAAGTTTTAGTTGGACTAAATGGTGCAAGTTTGTTTAATTCGTAAATAAAGATTCCTAACTTGACGATACTAGTCTAATATTACTTTAGAATAGTAATATATGTGTGATCATGATTATGCGTGGACCGCATGCTTGTTGGTCATATTATTGCATTACTTCACTCGTGTCCATAAACTTAAAGCTACAATCTATTGTTAATTTTAGACCTATTTAAGGGTCTTATGGCTCACACTAACGTCTGAAAAACTGTAAACTCCATCTCCCATAATTGGTTGGGTTCTTGTCATTTTCCCTCTCCTAAACCAAACTCCTCAAACAATTTTAATTTGGGTAAATTATCAAGGCAGCTCCCAAattatttcaatcattaattAGCTTCTGGCCTCTTATCTATTTCAAGTATCGATTGACCTTttaatagttaaaaaaaaaaggcatcaaattttaattatttaattcattttcatcattaaatGTTATAAATTTAACAACAACGTCTCATGAATCCAATGGTGAAACCAGACTGAAGAATCAAAATTCAATGCTCTTTGTTATTGAAGAACCAATTTGAGATTTGAAATAGATTAGGGGTTAAAAGTTCATGATTGGCTTAGTTTTAGGAGCTCCCAAGGTaatttatcattttatattttgtatatCATCTTTTCCACTTTTTTAGGAAAATATCATCATTTTTCacccttttttctttgaaaagagAATCAATACTCTAAATAATAGACCATATACATCCCATGATCCATCACCGAAGTGTACGAACGGTCATCCCACCCAATTCTCCCTCTCCCCAACCCCTACTACTACGATCGTCATTTCGTCGTGCTTTCACGCAGTCTTCTAACAAACAACAGAATTTCAAGAATCCGGAGATTCCAAATCTATCCCCTCCAACCCAAAGAGTCCtccttttccctcattttccAATCTTTTCCTCCATTTAGAAACATCGCAGATAACCAAAACCAATCCTTCACCAGTGGTTGTTCTTGATTTCTGGTTTTGGTTTCATTCTTGGTTTAATCATTTGAAAAAGAATGGGATTAAAATCATTGTTCAAtcgaaagaaaaagagattgcAACAATCACCTTCAGCAGCAAATCCATCACCAATGCAGTCAAGATCGTCATCAGTTCAATCCAGAGCGAGAATTGAGGAGGAACTCGAGCAGGTTTTCAAGAAATTTGACGTCAATGGTGATGGAAAGATCTCTGCATCTGAACTTGGCCAAATAATGGGGAGCCTTGGCTATCCTACGACAGATGAAGAGTTGCATAAGTTGATGAATGAGGCAGATTCAGATGGAGATGGATTCATTGATTTGCAAGAATTTATCGAACTCAATACGAAAGATATCGATTCGGATGAAGTCATGGAGAATCTCAAGGATGCATTCTCTGTTTTCGATATAGACAAGAATGGCTCAATCTCTGCTGATGAATTGCAGAATGTATTGAAGAGTCTTGGTGAAGAATGTTCATTGGCTGAATGCAGAAAGATGATTTGTGGGGTTGATGCAGATGGTGATGGGATGATCTGTTTTGAGGAGTTTAAGGTTATGATGATGATGGGATCACGTTTTGATTCTTCTGAGCCTAAGGCTTAAGGAAAAACAATCATGATTTGATGATTAGAATTTCCCCATCTTTTTTATGTATTTTCTCCTTTTGTTCATTCCTATGCTATTTGGTTAACTACATTAGGAATTCTGAtgcaaagaaaatttagtctaGTCTTTTGACGTGTGGATGTTTTGGGATCCAAAGTTGGGAATGCAAGTCTTCAAGATTGCTCTTTTCTTTATCTCCAAAGATGTATATCACTTATTATCAGATATGCAATtatcctttccccttttgtgaTTCGGATTCTTCTTTCTAAATCTGATTTCCCTTTTGAATTTTCAATATTCTTTTCATCCAGATTCTTGGAGATGTCATATGTGCGTGTTTTGGAGGTTTCTAGGTTGAATATGGTGTTGATCTTGTATGACATAAGATTGTTGTTGGATGTTATGTTTgctaatcctttttttttagtaGGTTTTCTGAAGCCTGCAATCCATTAATTTTATGtgaaaatcaagtttgaatGCTTTAATCTCCTCTCCCTGGTCGGTTTACTTGGAATTATATGGCTGCATCCCTGAATAAAATAAAGAACAAAGTAAAAGGGATCTATTAGTTCTTGGAGGATGGTGTGAGTAAACAAGTAACACAATTATCCTGATCCTGTCGTATGCTGTTGACTGGTTGAATCTGTGCTATAAATATTGGTTTTCAATTCTCAGGCTCTTTAGGCCAATTATTCAACTGCCAATCTCAAGATTCCTTGTGTCAGGGATATAGAGCAGCAGCACAGCAGCACAGGCTTTTACTGCATTCTAATATGGCTATACTAATCATTTCTTATTAAAGAAATCTACATTATAGTGATTCAGATATCTTAACTTTGAAGATTTCTATACTGTTTGAAACTTGAAAGACAGCATTTGGACCGGAATCCCCAAAGTTGACATGAATGACGCAGCAATTTATGGAAGTTTTTAATGTATGTTGGTTGTACAGAGCCAGGTGGTGTAAAACTACAGACTTATGAATTGGCTGATTCAGGGGTGTACTGCAGAATCTTCACCATTGCAGAATTTTCTGCAGTTATTACTATTCAGAAAGAACACTTTTTCCATTTGGCAGCATTCACCAATGAAAGAAAATGCGGATCTTTTGAACTAGATTCTACCCACTTCTTTGACTTCCAATTGATGTTACTCTTTTGAAAGAAAAACTGCAATTTCTGAAATGTCCTTTTTTTCATGTTGTTGTCTGAGACCATAAAACATATCTACTTCTGCTGTTTCCTTCATAATGCCACATCTTTAATTCCTGTCTTTTGGAATTTTAGGTGATGACATCTTGACCATAACCGGGACATTCATTTATGAAAATTTGACCTTTTCTTCCCTTGTAATTCCTGTACCACATCTAACCTGATTGTCTGCAACAATCAGGGATCAAACAAGCAAAATCAAAACTTTCAGAGACCAAaaccaaaaaatataaatataaataaataaataaccacAAAAAATAAGAATGCAAAAGGAAAGGTGTGAGAATGAGAATGTCAAGCCTGTATTCAAAAGCTGTAAAGGGTTCAATTCTTGGTAACGGTCTTTTGGAATATGTCTCTGTCCTACCGAACATTAAAGAAAATCTCTTCAGTTATTAGAAATCTGCCCAACACTTGTTATGAACTCTTTTTCCATTTCCACCTGATTGAACTAAAAATAGTGTTGATTTCATCATACCAACTTTAGGTCCTTTGCCAGATTTTAGATATACACCCAACTTAAATTGACTGCATAAATGTGAACCAACTTAAATTGCAGTCTATTTACATATTTTTGgcctcttcatttttctttttctttattttctaaaaattataaACAATGATTTTTCACTTACTCCCTTGATGACTTGACCTCATGACTCAAGTCATGGATGGAGCGTTTTACTAATTAAACTACGCTTGGTTGTCGGTTTGgcctagggctgcaaacgaaccgATTCGCTCGCGAgtggctcgagtcaagctcgactcAAGTTCGATCAATATCGAGCTCAAGTCAAGTTcgagctggctcgagtcgaaatcgagctcaaaatattaagctcgtcaggctcgcgagctcgagtatatatatatatatatatatatttatttattttaagtatattttttttattttttattttaagtatatatatattttttattttttttattttaatagtaaaattgcatatatatccttaatattttattatttattaagaaaaaaatattatattatttatttttttaaaataaaataattattttttatttttttcgatcTCGAGCTTGAAATtgtcagctcgtcgagctcgagtttgagttcgaattcgagttcaatgaaattatatcgagactcggctcgattagacCAAAACTCAACCTGACTctgctcgtttgcagccctactttGGCCTCCTCTTGAGAAGTTACCAAACCCAAATTCATGATGCATTGACATgataacaagccaaatcaattcacaaaaattaccaacTTGATGATTGAGCTAAGG from the Coffea arabica cultivar ET-39 chromosome 11e, Coffea Arabica ET-39 HiFi, whole genome shotgun sequence genome contains:
- the LOC113718926 gene encoding probable calcium-binding protein CML25, which codes for MGLKSLFNRKKKRLQQSPSAANPSPMQSRSSSVQSRARIEEELEQVFKKFDVNGDGKISASELGQIMGSLGYPTTDEELHKLMNEADSDGDGFIDLQEFIELNTKDIDSDEVMENLKDAFSVFDIDKNGSISADELQNVLKSLGEECSLAECRKMICGVDADGDGMICFEEFKVMMMMGSRFDSSEPKA